Proteins encoded in a region of the Suricata suricatta isolate VVHF042 chromosome 10, meerkat_22Aug2017_6uvM2_HiC, whole genome shotgun sequence genome:
- the LOC115305649 gene encoding olfactory receptor 9K2-like translates to MGDRGTSNDSDVTDFILVGFRVCPELHILLFLLFLLVYVMILLGNVGMMAIIMTDTRLNTPMYFFLGNLSFIDLFYSSVIAPKAMINFWSESKSISFAGCVMQLFLFALFIVTEGFLLAAMAYDRFIAICNPLLYSVQMSAHLCTQLVAGSYFCGCISSVLQTSMTFTLSFCGSRAIDHFYCDTRPLQRISCSDLFIYRIISFSLSSIIILPTIIVIIISYLYIVSTVLKIRSSEGRKKVFSTCSSHLGVVSVLYGAVFFMYLTPDRFPELSKVASLCYTLVTPMLNPLIYSLRNKDVKEALKRLLEKKNPTL, encoded by the coding sequence ATGGGTGACAGGGGAACAAGCAATGACTCTGATGTAACTGACTTCATCCTTGTAGGCTTCAGGGTCTGCCCAGAGCTCCAcattctcctcttcctgctctttctgctgGTGTATGTCATGATCCTTCTAGGGAATGTTGGGATGATGGCCATTATTATGACTGATACCCGGCTGAACACACCAATGTATTTCTTCCTAGGCAACCTGTccttcattgatctcttctattCATCTGTTATTGCGCCCAAGGCTATGATCAACTTCTGGTCTGAGAGCAAGTCCATTTCCTTTGCAGGCTGTGTGATGCagctctttctctttgctctcttcATCGTGACTGAAGGATTTCTTCTGGcagccatggcctatgaccgcttcATCGCCATCTGCAACCCACTCCTCTACTCTGTCCAGATGTCAGCACATCTCTGCACCCAGCTGGTGGCTGGGTCCTACTTTTGTGGTTGCATCAGCTCAGTTCTTCAGACAAGCATGACATTTACACTGTCTTTTTGTGGTTCTCGGGCCATTGACCACTTTTACTGTGACACTCGCCCACTTCAGAGGATATCTTGTTCTGACCTCTTCATCTATAgaatcatttccttttcattatccAGCATCATCATCTTGCCTACCatcatagttattattatttcttacttGTATATTGTGTCCACAGTTCTCAAGATACGCTCCTCTGAGGGACGTAAGAAAGTGTTCTCCACTTGCAGCTCTCATTTAGGAGTTGTGAGTGTGCTGTATGGTGCCGTATTTTTTATGTATCTCACTCCTGATAGATTTCCTGAACTGAGTAAAGTGGCCTCGTTATGTTACACCTTAGTCACTCCCATGTTGAATCCTTTGATTTACTCCCTAAGAAACAAAGATGTCAAAGAAGCTCTAAAAAGActtctagagaagaaaaatccTACTCtttga